The following proteins come from a genomic window of Rutidosis leptorrhynchoides isolate AG116_Rl617_1_P2 chromosome 10, CSIRO_AGI_Rlap_v1, whole genome shotgun sequence:
- the LOC139873047 gene encoding DUF21 domain-containing protein At4g33700-like yields the protein MAVEYRCCESEFFIHIGIILMLVLFAGLMSGLTLGLMSMSLVDLEVLAKSGTPNDRKYAEKILPVVKNQHLLLCTLLICNAAAMEALPIFLDSLVTAWGAILISVTLILLFGEIIPQSVCARHGLAIGATVSPFVRVLVFVCFPVAYPISKLLDYLLGHEHVALFRRAELKTLVNFHGNEAGKGGELTHDETTIIAGALELSDKTASDAMTPISDTFTIDINAKLDRDLMNIILEKGHSRIPVYYEQPTNIIGLILVKNLLTIQTDEEVPVKNVTIRRIPKVAESLPLYDILNEFQKGHSHMAVVVRQCMNSKTDQPGSKTPLSEKDVRDVRVDVDGDYKTPLEKSLKTKRSLKQLKSFPGKGNNSFKGNFSSKKWNKEMYSDILDIDGNPLPVHDEEAVGIITMEDVIEELLQEEIFDETDHHYEDS from the exons ATGGCGGTGGAATACAGATGTTGTGAATCTGAATTTTTTATACATATAGGAATAATATTGATGCTAGTTTTGTTTGCTGGCTTAATGTCTGGACTTACTCTAGGGCTCATGTCTATGAGCCTTGTTGATCTTGAAGTTCTTGCTAAATCTGGCACTCCTAATGATCGTAAATATGCAG AGAAGATACTGCCGGTTGTCAAAAATCAGCATCTGTTGCTATGCACACTTCTAATATGCAATGCTGCTGCAATGGAA GCCCTCCCGATTTTCCTGGACAGTCTGGTCACAGCTTGGGGTGCTATTCTTATCTCAGTCACATTAATACTTCTGTTTGGTGAG ATCATACCACAATCTGTTTGTGCAAGGCATGGACTGGCGATTGGTGCAACTGTATCTCCGTTTGTGCGTGTTCTTGTTTTCGTTTGTTTTCCTGTTGCGTATCCTATAAGCAAG TTACTTGACTATTTGCTGGGCCATGAACACGTTGCTTTATTTCGGAGAGCAGAGTTAAAAACACTTGTAAACTTTCATGGTAACGAG GCTGGAAAAGGTGGAGAATTAACACATGATGAGACGACAATAATTGCAGGAGCACTTGAACTGTCAGATAAAACTGCAAGTGATGCTATGACTCCTATATCAGACACCTTCACAATTGATATTAATGCAAAACTTGACAG GGATTTGATGAATATAATCTTGGAGAAAGGTCATAGCAGGATACCTGTGTACTATGAGCAACCAACAAATATAATTGGACTTATTCTG GTTAAAAATCTGTTGACCATCCAAACAGACGAGGAAGTCCCCGTTAAGAATGTTACCATTCGCAGGATCCCAAA GGTTGCAGAGTCTCTTCCATTATATGACATCTTGAACGAATTTCAGAAAGGTCACAGTCACATGGCTGTTGTTGTTAGACAGTGCATGAATAGTAAAACAGATCAGCCCGGTTCGAAAACCCCTTTATCTG AGAAAGATGTGAGGGATGTGCGTGTTGACGTTGATGGAGATTATAAAACTCCTCTCGAGAAGAGTTTAAAGACGAAAAGATCACTGAAGCAGTTGAAGAGTTTCCCGGGAAAAGGAAACAACTCGTTTAAAGGCAATTTCAGCAGTAAAAAATGGAATAAAGAAATGTATTCAGATATCTTAGATATAGACGGAAACCCACTTCCGGTCCATGATGAAGAAGCAGTTGGTATAATAACAATGGAAGATGTAATCGAAGAGCTCTTGCAG GAGGAAATTTTTGATGAGACGGATCACCATTATGAAGATTCATAA